GCGACAGCAGGGTGGCCACCGGGCGGGCGCCCATCGAAGCGACGTCGCTCAGGTTTACGGCAAGGGATTTGCGCCCCAGTTCGCGGGGCGAAGTTGCGGAACGCAGGAAATGGACGCCTTCGGCGAGCATGTCGGTCGTGAAGACCAGCGATTCGCCCTCCCCGACGGGGAGTACGGCGCAATCGTCGCCGATCCCTTCGAACCCGTTGTCGGGCAGGGCGGCGAAGAGTTCTTTTATGTGGTCTATGAATCCGAATTCGGTCATGGTTCTCGGGTGTGTCCGGCCGCGGCGCCCCGCCGGCCGGTGCGGGTTTTCGGGTTTTTCACGTGCGGCTGCCGCCCCGGGGGCGGAGTTCCCGCCTGGGGACGGGAACGAAGCCTGTGCGAGCCGCAGCAGGGGCGTGGGCGGCGTTTGAAATCATTATTTAACGGGCGATGTCGAACAAAGGTATTAAAAATTCTTTAAAATCACTATCTTTGCCTGCGGATTGCGCCCGGGTGTGCCGTGCGTGTCAAACAGTCTCGAAGATGAAGATATTGATTCTCAACGGCCCGAACCTCAATTTGCAGGGGCGGCGCGATACCGGGGTCTACGGCACCCGGACTTTCGAAACCTTTTTCGGGGAGCTCGAAGCACTCTATCCGGCCGTCGGGTTCGGTTATTTCCAGTCCAACCTCGAAGGCGAGCTGATCGACGCCGTACAGCAGGCCGACGGCACCTACGACGGTGTGGTGCTCAATGCCGGCGGATATACCCATACGTCGGTGGCGCTGCGCGATGCGGTGTCGGCGGTGTCGGTGCCGGTCGTCGAGGTGCACATCTCGTCGATCCTCGCGCGCGAGGAGTTCCGCCACGTCTCGCTCCTGGCTCCCGTGGCCGTGGGCTCGATCATGGGTTTCGGGCTGGATTCCTACCGGCTGGGCGTCGAGGCCCTGTTGCTCCGCGGCAGGGAGTAAGCCCCGGCTTCCCGGAGCGCCCCATTCCCCGGCCCGGTGGGGGAGGGAGTGCGTGCGGAAGGCCCCTCCCCGGCTGTTCGCGCGGAGCGTGTGCAGGAGCGGGCACCGGGCGTAACGTGAAATGTCGAAATACTAATATTTTAGCATCATACTTTTATGTATAGAATGAAAAAAACCAAGATCGTCGCAACAATGTCGGATTTCCGTTGCACCGAAGAGTTCGTGAAAAACCTTTTCGATGCCGGTATGGACGTGGTTCGTGTCAATTCGGCGCATGTCTCGGAAGAGGGCGCTACGCATATTGTCGAGACCGTACACCGCGTTAACCCGGCCATCCCGATCATGATAGATACGAAGGGCCCCGAAATCCGTGTCACGACGATCGCCGACGAATACGGTAACAGCATCAATTTCCGGCCGGGCGACCGTGTCGCCGTGCGCGGCTCGGACGGCAGCGACAAGACGACCCGCAAGGTGGTTTACATGAACGTCCCCAATATCGTGGATGACATTCCCGTCGGGGCGCGGATGCTGATCGCCGACGGCGAACTGGAGATCCGTGTCGTGGGAAAGACCGCCGAGGAGCTGACCTGCGAATTCGTCGTGGGTGGCGCCATGCGTTCGCGCAAGAGCGTCAACGTGCCGTCGGTGTCGATCAACCTGCCTTCGGTGACGGAGAAAGACCGCCGGTTTATCGAGTGGGCCGTGAAGAACGACGTGGATTTCATCGCACACTCGTTCGTGCGCAGCGCCAAGGATATCAAGGCCGTGCAGGACATCCTCGATGCCCACGGCAGCAAGATCAAGATCATCTCGAAGATCGAGAACCGCGAAGGGCTCGACAACATCGACGAGATCATCGAGGCGTCGTACGGCATCATGGTGGCGCGCGGCGACCTGGGGGTGGAGCTGCCTGCCGAGGCGATTCCCAATACCCAGCGGCGCATCGTCGAGAAGTGCATTTGCGCCAAGCGCCCGGTAATTATCGCCACGCAGATGCTCTATTCGATGGTCAAGAGCCCGCGTCCGACGCGCGCCGAGGTGAGCGACGTGGCGAGTGCCATTTACGAGCGCGTGGACGCCGTGATGCTGAGCGACGAGACGGCGATGGGCGACTTCCCCGTGGAATCGGTGGAAACGATGGCCCGCATCGCCCGCGAGATCGAACGCGACGAGACGCATTTCAAACCGATGATCGACATGGACATGGTCTCGGTGAACCACGAGATCACGGCGCAGCTGGCACGTTCGGCCGTGCGTGCCTCGACCAACCTGCCGATAAAATATGTGGTGCTCGACACCAAGACCGGCCGTACGGGCCGTTACCTGGCTGCATTCCGCGGGCAGAAAACCGTGATGGCCGTATGCTATCAGCTGCATGCGCAGCGTATCCTGGCCCTGTCGTACGGCGTGGTGCCGATCCTGCGCAACCAGGAGCTGAAGGACAGGTACCACTTCCTGATCGACGCGCTGGAGGTCATCGAACAGCACCAGAAGCTCGACGGGCAGGACCTGCTGGCAATCGTGGGCGGCAGTTTCGGCCCCGACGGCGGTGCGTCGTACGTCGAGATCGCCAATGTCCTCAATATCCGCAAGCGTAACGAAGAGATCGTTGCCGCGCAAAAATCTTAGGCGGTGGACGGGCAGCTCAGGGATAAGGTAGCCAGCGGCGTGGCGTGGAGCATGGCCGAGAAAGTCGGTACGATGCTTCTCCAGCTGGCCGTGAGCCTTACGATCCTGCGGCTGCTGAACCCCGCCATCATGGGTGTGATCGCGATCCCGACGGCCTTCCTTGCCGTGGCGATCGTGATTGCCGACAGCGGCTTTTCGCAGGCGCTGATCCGCAAGGGGACACCTACGGCCGACGATTACAAATCGGTCTTCGCCTTCAACGTCGGGGTTGCGCTCGTGCTTTACGGGGTGCTGGTAGCGCTGGCGGGGAGCATCGCGCGGTTCTACGACATGCCGGAAATCACGCGGATAGCACCGGTATTCTTCCTCCAACTGCCGCTGAGCGCCGCATGTGCGATCCAGAATACGATTTTTGTCCGGACATTCCGCTTCGCACTGCTCTCGAAGGTCACCTTCGCCTCGTGGTTCATCGCCGGGATGGTGGCCATCGGCCTCGCATTGGCCGGGTTCGGGATCTGGTGCATCGTGGTGCAGCGCGTATTGCAGGCCTCCGTGCGGGCCTTGCTGTTGTGGTGGCTGAGCGACTGGCGTCCCTGCGGGAAGTGCAGCCGGCGGCCGCTGCGCGAAATGGCGCCGTACAGTTTCAGCCTGCTGGCTACCGATTTCATCTCGACCCTCTATAACAAGGTGCCCCAGATATTTCTCGGGAAACTCTATCCGCAGGAGACACTCGGCTCGTACGAGCAGGCCGTCAAGCTGAAAGACCAGCCGGCGACTTCGGCCATGCAGGCCGTGCAGAACGTGACCTTCCCGGCGCTGGCCAAGATCAAGGACGACGCGCCGAAACTGGCCGAAAGTTACCGGCAGATCGTCATGGTCGTGGCCTATGCCATGTTCCCCGTGATGCTCGGCCTGTCGGCCATCGCCGAGGACATGTTCGCCGTCTTCCTGGGAGGGGAGTGGATGGCGACGGTGCCTTATTTCGAAGCGGTATGCCTGGCCGGGCTTTTTTACCCGCTGGGGTTGGTGGCCTACAATGTGTTGAAAGTCAAGAGCGGCGGTGCGCTGATCGTAAAACTGGAGGTCGCCAAGAAGGTGATGATGTCGGTGGTATTCGCCGTGACGATTCCGGTCAGCGTCCAGGCCGTCATCTGGGGGCTGGTGGTGATCGCCTTCTGCGAGATGGCGATCAACTTCTTCGCCACGACCCGTTTCACGTCATTCGGCGCAGGACGCTTCGTGCGCACGGTGCTGCCGATGCTGCTCGTGGCCGGGGCGATGTACGCTCTCGTGCGGGTTACGGCGCTGGCGGTGCCGGGCAATGCGTTGTTGCGGTTGCTGGCCGAAGTCGCCGCGGGCGTGGTCAGCTACGTCCTGCTTTCTGCACTGTTCCGGCTCGAAGCCTTCCGCGAGGTGGTCGCACTGGCCAGGCGCCAGTTCATCCGCAAATAGGCCGGCTGCCGGGGCTGGCCGTCACTGCCGGATATACACAGGAAAAACGTCCGCCGGATATTGATCCGGCGGACGTTTCTGTTGCGGCGCGGTTCCGTTTTGCAGCCCGGTTTCTGTTTGGCGCGCGGTTCGCCGTTTCGCACGGCGTATGCGGTGTCCGGGAGTTGCTGCCTTGGCGGTCGCTGCCGCATGGGCGGCTCCCTCGCGTGCGCAGCTCCTTTGCCCGTCAGGCGTAGACCTTCGGGACGATGGTGCCGCGGAGGACGACCAGTGCGTTGGCGACCAGCGATTCGAGTTCGTTCTCGCCGGGGTAGACTGAAACGGGGGCGATGAACGAGCAGTGCTGTTCGATGTACCGCACGACGAACTCGTTGTGGGCGATGCCCCCGGTGAGGATGACGGCGTCGACCCGGCCGCACATGGCGGCGGCCATGGCGCCGATCTGCTTCGAGATGCCGTAGCACATGGCCTCGGCCACGAGCCGGGCTTTTTCGTCGCCCTGCGCGATACGCTCCGAGACCT
This Alistipes onderdonkii DNA region includes the following protein-coding sequences:
- the pyk gene encoding pyruvate kinase; the protein is MYRMKKTKIVATMSDFRCTEEFVKNLFDAGMDVVRVNSAHVSEEGATHIVETVHRVNPAIPIMIDTKGPEIRVTTIADEYGNSINFRPGDRVAVRGSDGSDKTTRKVVYMNVPNIVDDIPVGARMLIADGELEIRVVGKTAEELTCEFVVGGAMRSRKSVNVPSVSINLPSVTEKDRRFIEWAVKNDVDFIAHSFVRSAKDIKAVQDILDAHGSKIKIISKIENREGLDNIDEIIEASYGIMVARGDLGVELPAEAIPNTQRRIVEKCICAKRPVIIATQMLYSMVKSPRPTRAEVSDVASAIYERVDAVMLSDETAMGDFPVESVETMARIAREIERDETHFKPMIDMDMVSVNHEITAQLARSAVRASTNLPIKYVVLDTKTGRTGRYLAAFRGQKTVMAVCYQLHAQRILALSYGVVPILRNQELKDRYHFLIDALEVIEQHQKLDGQDLLAIVGGSFGPDGGASYVEIANVLNIRKRNEEIVAAQKS
- the aroQ gene encoding type II 3-dehydroquinate dehydratase, whose translation is MKILILNGPNLNLQGRRDTGVYGTRTFETFFGELEALYPAVGFGYFQSNLEGELIDAVQQADGTYDGVVLNAGGYTHTSVALRDAVSAVSVPVVEVHISSILAREEFRHVSLLAPVAVGSIMGFGLDSYRLGVEALLLRGRE
- a CDS encoding lipopolysaccharide biosynthesis protein — translated: MDGQLRDKVASGVAWSMAEKVGTMLLQLAVSLTILRLLNPAIMGVIAIPTAFLAVAIVIADSGFSQALIRKGTPTADDYKSVFAFNVGVALVLYGVLVALAGSIARFYDMPEITRIAPVFFLQLPLSAACAIQNTIFVRTFRFALLSKVTFASWFIAGMVAIGLALAGFGIWCIVVQRVLQASVRALLLWWLSDWRPCGKCSRRPLREMAPYSFSLLATDFISTLYNKVPQIFLGKLYPQETLGSYEQAVKLKDQPATSAMQAVQNVTFPALAKIKDDAPKLAESYRQIVMVVAYAMFPVMLGLSAIAEDMFAVFLGGEWMATVPYFEAVCLAGLFYPLGLVAYNVLKVKSGGALIVKLEVAKKVMMSVVFAVTIPVSVQAVIWGLVVIAFCEMAINFFATTRFTSFGAGRFVRTVLPMLLVAGAMYALVRVTALAVPGNALLRLLAEVAAGVVSYVLLSALFRLEAFREVVALARRQFIRK